The window GGCGGTGACAGGGCTTCTGCTGGCCTATAACCTGCCGCCGACCATCCCCTTCTGGATGGCGGTGCTCGGCAGCCTCTTCGCGATAATCGTCGTCAAACAGTTCTTCGGCGGCCTTGGCTGCAACATCGTAAACCCGGCCCTCGCGGCGCGCGCGATGATGCTCACCAGCTGGCCCGTGCCAATGACGACCTGGACGCTCGACGGCGTCTCCGGCGCGACGCCGCTGGCCCTTATAAAAGAGGGAAGCCTGGACAAGCTACCAAGCCTCACAAATCTCTTCGTCGGCAACATCGGCGGCTGTATCGGCGAAACCTCGGCCCTTGCGCTGCTCATCGGCTTCGCCCTTCTTCTCTATAAGGACATCATCAAATGGCAGGTGCCGGTAATCTACATAGCGGTGGTCGCCGCGCTCTGCACGGTTTTCGGCAGGCCAGTCGGCCCGGTATATGAGATACTTGCCGGCGGTCTCTTCCTAGGCGCCATCTTCATGGCCACCGACTACACGACGACCCCCATAACGCTGCGCGGGCAGATGATCTTCGCCGTCGGCTGCGGGCTGCTTACCTCGCTGATCCGCACCTGGGGCGGCTATCCCGAGGGAGTATCATATTCGATACTGATCATGAACCTGACGGTGCCGCTCATCGACCGCGTCACCAAGCCGCGCATTTTCGGAGAGGTGAAAAAGCATGGGTAAGATCATAAAACTCGGGTTAGTTCTGTTCGTCATCACCGCCGTCACCGGCCTGATCCTCGGCGCGGTACACACGATCACGCTTGAACCGATCCGCGAGGCGCAGGCACGCGAGAAGAACGAGGCGCTCGCGGCGACCCTCCCCGGCGCGACGGAGTTCAAAAAGCTTCAGCCGTCGGAGAACGCGGGGATCATCAAGGAGATCTATGAGGGAAGCAGCGGCGGCAAGACCGTCGGCTACAACTTCACCGTCACGCCTAAGGGCTACGGCGGCCCCATAGAGCTGATCGTCGGCATCTCAAACGAGGGGCGCGTCATGGACATCAAGATCCTCAGCCACAGCGAGACGCCGGGCCTCGGAGCCAAGGCGGTGGAGAAGCCCTTTGCGGGGCAGTTCAAAGACAAGCTGATCGAAAAGCTCTTTGTAACAAAGACGCCCGCCGAGGCGGAGGACCAGATCCAGGCGATCTCGGGAGCCACGATCACCTCAAGCGCGGTCGTCGCCGGGGTCAACGAAGCGCTCGCCTACTGGAAGGCTAACTTCAGCGGCGGCGCTCAGGCGGATATGACCGGCGAGGCGGCTTCCGATTCTAAAACAAGCGAGGAGGCCAACTAATGATAAATCCTCTCAAATTGCTTAAAAACGGCATACTGACCGAAAACCCGACCTTCGTTCTCGTTCTCGGCCTCTGCCCGACGCTTGCGGTAACCTCAAGCGCCGTCAACGGGCTTGGTATGGGGCTGGCCGCGACGGCGGTCCTCATGGGCTCCAACATCGCGGTGTCGGCGATACGCAAATTCATCCCCGACGAGATCCGTATCCCGGCCTTCATCGTCGTCATCGCGGGATTCGTCACCGTCGTACAGCTGCTCATCTCGGCCTACGCGCCGGCGCTCAACAAATCGCTGGGTATCTTCATCCCCCTGATCGTCGTCAACTGCATAATCCTCGCGCGCGCCGAGGCCTTCGCCTTCAAAAACGGCGTCATCGCGTCGCTCTTCGACGGCATCGGCATGGGGCTGGGCTTTACGCTGGCGCTGGTCGTGATCGGCTCCATCCGCGAACTTATCGGCAACGGCACAGTCTTTGGAGCGACGATCCTTTCCTCCTCCTTCTACCAGCCGGCGCTGCTCGCGATCCTGGCTCCCGGCG is drawn from Cloacibacillus porcorum and contains these coding sequences:
- a CDS encoding RnfABCDGE type electron transport complex subunit D, which translates into the protein MERLLVVSSSPHIHSPLDTRTIMGWVLAALAPAGLAGIYFFGLRAAAVMAVCVVSCVAFEYLWERCTKRTITAGDLSAAVTGLLLAYNLPPTIPFWMAVLGSLFAIIVVKQFFGGLGCNIVNPALAARAMMLTSWPVPMTTWTLDGVSGATPLALIKEGSLDKLPSLTNLFVGNIGGCIGETSALALLIGFALLLYKDIIKWQVPVIYIAVVAALCTVFGRPVGPVYEILAGGLFLGAIFMATDYTTTPITLRGQMIFAVGCGLLTSLIRTWGGYPEGVSYSILIMNLTVPLIDRVTKPRIFGEVKKHG
- a CDS encoding RnfABCDGE type electron transport complex subunit G, whose product is MGKIIKLGLVLFVITAVTGLILGAVHTITLEPIREAQAREKNEALAATLPGATEFKKLQPSENAGIIKEIYEGSSGGKTVGYNFTVTPKGYGGPIELIVGISNEGRVMDIKILSHSETPGLGAKAVEKPFAGQFKDKLIEKLFVTKTPAEAEDQIQAISGATITSSAVVAGVNEALAYWKANFSGGAQADMTGEAASDSKTSEEAN
- the rsxE gene encoding electron transport complex subunit RsxE — protein: MINPLKLLKNGILTENPTFVLVLGLCPTLAVTSSAVNGLGMGLAATAVLMGSNIAVSAIRKFIPDEIRIPAFIVVIAGFVTVVQLLISAYAPALNKSLGIFIPLIVVNCIILARAEAFAFKNGVIASLFDGIGMGLGFTLALVVIGSIRELIGNGTVFGATILSSSFYQPALLAILAPGGFITLGILMGLFRNRQIKKEEREKGGAPSSYDGWEQLSACSGCALKNICGGGDSSVVCAKEAAPAISSLQKEAGK